In Streptomyces nojiriensis, the sequence GGCGTCTCCGATCAGCTCCTCGTCGGGACTGACCGCTCCAGAGTCCATCTGAGCGATCATTCGGTTCTGCATCCGTCTCAGGCGGGGTGCGGAGCGGAAGTTCTGGTAGAGAGGCAGCGGCTGGGCCGAGAAGTCGTTGGCGAAGGTTTGTAGTACTCCATCCAGTGCGCCGGCCCAGGCCATGATTCGCTGCTTGGTGTCGCCGACTGCCGTCAGGACGGCCGGTGCCTGGCCGAATGCAGCCTTGATCAGTCGGTACTGCTGCCCGGTGCAGTCTTGGAATTCGTCGAGGAAGACGTGGCTATAGGTCTGGCGGATGCCTCCTCGGGCATACGCGTTGGTCTCGATGATCTCCAACGCCAGGGGCACGAGATCGCCGAAGGTGATCTGCTCGCCCTCGATCCGATCGCGATCGACGATCCGGTAGTCCGAGTTGAGGGCGTTGGTTCCGGTCAGTGCGGGCCGGAAATTGTCGATCAGGCGCTTGGCGAAGGCATGGAAGGTGAAGCTGTCGAATCTGGCCGCGAGCCGCGCACCAGAGCGACGGCGAACGCGCTCTCGCAGGTTGCGGGCGGCGTCGACCTTGAACGAAACCGCCAGGATCCTGCGCGGGTAGGGGCACTGTCCGGTGCGCAGCAGGAAGTCCGCCCGTTGGGCGAGCAGCTCGGTCTTCCCGGCCCCTGGCCCCGCGGAGACGACCACGTTCCTGTCCGACATGGTGACGGCCGACAAGGCGTTGGGTTCGAGGACGAGGCCGTCGACAGGGTGCCACTGATCGGGGTGGATCATTCCGGCAGCTCCGCCAGGTTCGTGCGGACGTACTCGACCAGTCGGGCGAGGACATCTGGGAGGCCCTCCAGCAACTGCTGATCGTTCAAGTCGGCGAGAGCGGCCAGGTGGGCGGCGGGTTTGCTACCGAGATTGAATATGCCGTGGTATTTGCCGAAGAGCGCGCGGACATCGCCAGAGAGGCGTTCCTCGTGCACGTGCTTCTTGCCGAGCACCGCCACGACGGTGGCCTCCTCCGGCTCAGCTGACGTGCCCGGTTCGGTAGGGCTGACGCCGAAAGCGTCGGGGTAGGCCGCCAGCAGCATCAGGTCAAGGTCGACCGGGTGGGAGAAGAAGACCCCGCGCCCCTCCAGCGACTCGACAGGGCCGTGCCCGTCCTTGAAATCGGGGCCCACGAGCGTTGGGAAGTCGCAGTCGTCATTCCACTTGGGGAGTTTGTTGATCTGCTCTTCTGTGTAGGTGTCCGGATGAACGGTGTTGATCTGCTTCAGTGCGTTACGCACCCGCCCCCACCCGCCCTGGTGACGGCCGGCGTCGAGGTCGAGCAGTGTCGCGTGCGGGATCTGCAGCTCGTCGAGCAGGCGCCAGAAGTGGTTGACGTGCCGGCCTCCCAGGGGGACCACCGACACGGATGCGTCGTCCGCTGTAATGCCGGCTGCCGCCAGAACACGGGGCAGGACGACCTGCTCGCTGTCGCCCTCGCCGAGTACGACGAACCGCGAAAAGTACAGCTCGGGGTAGGCCTGCACCGCCTCCCGCACGTACTTGGCCGCCAGGTTCTCGTCCTCGGGCAGGACGATGCGGTGGACGGTCGTCTCCCGGGCAGCGTTCAGTCTCAGGAAGCGGATCGCATGGGGGTCGACACGGCGCAGGAGGGTGGGCGCATGCGTGGCGATGAGGGACTGCACATCGCCGTGTGCGCAGGCATCGCGCAGTTGGCGGATGATCCGGCCGAGGTACTGCGGCGCAAGGCTGTTCTCGGGTTCCTCAAGCGCGATGATGGTGTGCACGGGCGGGCGCAGGCGGTCCGCGTCGAGCGAGGTCTCCTCGCCGGTGAGGACTCGCCGGGCCAGGGACTGCCATGCAAGCACAAGCGAGATGTAGAGCAGGGACTTCTGTCCGTCGCTTAGCCGTTCGTAGGGGAGAGGTGCACCATCGTGGGTGGGTGAGAACGTCACGGTGAGCAGCCGCAGTACACCTTCCAGTTCGCCTCGGCCGAAGGCGATCGAGGGATCCTTGAAGTAGGCGCCGCGGTGGAGACTGTGCCACTCCTTGGTCAGCCGAAGGCCAAGGCTCGCTACTGTGGTGTTCGCTACCAGCAACGCGGTGATTTGAGCAGTGAGGCCGCTCAGCGTCTCGCGTTCCGTCTTCCAGTCAGCGGCTCGAAGGGTGCGACCGATGAGCGAGGCCGTCGTGAACGAGAGATGGTCGGCGGGGTCCCGACGGGCCGGAAGGTAATGCACCTCAATGTGCCTACGGTCATACCGTGGCATGTCGGCTTGGCGCGTAGGTTCCCCCGACGCATCTGCCTCCAGCACGTACTCGATCTTCTCGTCGACGACACCGTCCGGGGCCAGCGAGGCTGTTAGCCGGACGCGGATCCGAGGGACACCGTCTGCGCTGTCGATCGCCATGTGCGAGAAGTACGGTGAAACCGATGCATGCTCCCCGTCGGCTCCTGCTTCCGGGAACTCGACATCCACCTCCAGCCACAACGTCGGATCCCCGGCTTGCAACTCGCCCGCGGGTTGGCCGACGGGCACATGGAAGTCCTCAAGGCGGATCTTGCGCTGAGCCTCCAGGGGGCTGAATAGCCGTGACAGCGCCTCAAGGACAGCGGTCTTACCTGAGCCGTTCGGACCGAGGACATACGTCAGGTCATCGAGATCGATTGCCGTCGGCTTCGAACCAAAAGACTGGAAGTTATTCAGCCGCAACGTCGTAATCTTCACCGGCTCTGCTCCCCGTTAAATCGTGCCTACTATTTTACACAAAATTAATCACCTACACCATGCTCCGCATAGGGCAGCCATTGTGTACTTTGGCACGTGATCCTCAGAGCGTGCAGGCGAACTGGCCAGTAACAGAGAGTTGACTTAGGTACGTTGAGTGGTCGCAGCCTCGTCAAAGTCACAACTAGACTCGCCTGCACAGGACTTGGATGGCCCTGAGCCGTGGTGTGCAGTGGCGGCTCCGCCTGCCGTCATCGCAGGTCATTTGAACTCGTAGGCAGCGCAACGGGTTTGCTGCTGGCGGAGCATGGGCGGCCAGACTCGGGTGATGGCTCCGAGGGGGGGATTAATCCACGACCGGAAACCGGGAGGTCGGCCTGTTTGATCAAGGGGCCGGCTGGCATCCAAGTTTAGAACCGACTGTCGAAGCGAGATTGAGCGAATCGGTCGAGACTCTGATCTGCGCGAATTATTGGCAGTGGATGATGTTCGAACTGCCCTAGAGGAAATATAGACAGCATCGATCTGCCGTATTGGGGTGCACTCGGAGGGCTGAGAAAATGATCCGAGGCCGACCACCGCGAGGGCAGGGCAATCCTGGCGCAGCCGCTTGCTGAACCTCCGTTGCCGCAGCCAGCGTCGAATACCAGATCATCCGTATCCACCGGCGCCTCAACGACGAAGGCTCGGCAGGGGTCGTACTGCGGCCCTCTGTCGCCGGTAGCGGAGTGGCCGCCTGGCTGCACTGGCGGGTGCCAGGGGGCGGTGCATCGGCGAGCCGCTCGTGACACAAGGTGACGGCTGTCTACGCTGCGTGACACGTCAGGTACGGATGAGCGGTGGCAGCTTCGCGCGCACCCAGACGATCCGAGTACCGAAAACCTCGACTCAACCACAGCACCGTGTTGCCGATTGCCGGGACTGAGAGGGGCCGATGCGCATGACCAACGAGGGTGGCGGGCCGGATGTTGACAGTGGACCGAGTGGCGGCAGCGGTGGTAGCGGTAGCGACGATGGCAATGACGGCATCCTGATCCGCTGGGGCCCACGGCTGCTGTTTCTCGTAGGCGCCATCGTGCTGAGCGTCCAGTCGGCTCGCGGGGTACCGGATGCGCAGCTGGGCTGGACGGTGGCCATCTTCTTTCTGTGCAGCGTCCTCCTCATCTGGCGGCAATTGGCGCAAGCGAACGGGACCAACGAGGATGCCAGCCCCCCGGGTTTGCTGATCGGTGCCGGAGCCGTCCTGTGCACCGCCGGGGTGACGATGCTGGTCGTCTACCTGACGCACGTGCACCGGAACTGGCTCGCCCTCATCGGTGCGGTTGTGCTGTTGCTCTGTCTGGGCTGCTTCTTCGCCTGGCGCCGGGCGCCGCAGCCCGAGACGTGGGCCTCGTGGTTGCTGATCGGTGCCGGAGCCGTTCTGTGTGCGGCCGGCGTGACGATGTTGGTCGTCTACCTGACGCCCGGCGATCGGAACTGGCGCGCTCTCATCGGTGTGGTCGTGCTGCTCCTCGGACTGGGCTGCTTCCTCGCTCGGCGCCGGGTGCAGCAGTCCAGGGCCGGGGCCTTGCTGTTGCTGATCGTTGCCGGAGCCGTTCTGTGCACCGCCGGAGTGACCATGCTGGTCCTCTACGGGGCGGGCGTGGCATGGGACGGGCTGTCACTCATCGGCTCGGTCATGCTGCTCCTCGGGCTGGGGTGCTTGGTCGAACTGTGGCGGCAGAAAAGCGGCAACGCCCTGCTGGTACCGGGTGCGATCCTGCTGGGCATCGTGGGGGTCACCATGGTCGTGGTCTTCTTCCTGCTGCGCGGGGCCAAGGACGGCCTGCCCGTGGGGGCCCTTGCCGTCCTTGGGGTGGCGGTCTTCGTCGCACTTCCCCTGGCGCTCAACGTCCTGTCCGAGCGAGGCCTGCATGAACTGAGGCGCCGGACCAAGGGCCCGGGCCGCACGGATCTGGGCGTTCGGCGTATCCGGCGTCTTCGGTTTGCAGCCGTGGGCTTCCTCGTGCTGGTCGTCGGCTTCGTGGTCTGGCTGGCGTCCGACGACTGGGTGATGACCGCGATCCTGGTCGGCTCGGCGCTGTTGCTGCTCCTCGCCATCGTCTCCAACACCCACGCCGACGTAGCCCTGGTACTCGTGGGGCTCTGCCTCCTCTCGGCAGCCCCTCCCGAGGACCCGGAGCCCGCCCAGGGAGGAAACAGGGTGTTGGTTGCGGTGGGCGACTCCTACATGTCGGGGGAAGGTGCGAGCCGTTACTTCGAGGGCACCGACGACGTCCGCGGCGACCACTGCCGCCGGGCGCCGTCCGCGTACGCGGTGAAGATCGCCGACCAGGACGAGCGATTCGACGGCATCCAGTTCATCGCCTGTTCCGGTGCCCGGACCTCCGAGGTCATCGCCGGCGCGCAGGGCGGGAGCGCTCAAGAGGGGGTGTTGGACACCCAGGTCGATCAGCTGACGAAACTGGGATCCGCGCTCCGTCCCGCCCTCGTCATCGTCTCCCTCGGAGGCAACGACGCTGGCTTCGGCACCCTCGGCCAGGCGTGCATCGCACCGGGCCCGTGCAATACCCAGCGGTCTCTGTTCGAGGGAAACCTCGACAGCGTCAAGGACGCCCTGGTGGCGGCCTACCGCTCCCTCAAAAGGGCTCTGCCCGCCGGTGTGCCGATCGTGGCCGTGCCCTACCCGCAGCCGATCGCCGAGGCCGACGATTGCAGCGGCGTGGCCCTGGCGAAGGGCGAGCGTGACTTCATCCGCACGTTCGCAACCGATCTCAACGCGAAGATCGATGAGGCGAGGAAGGAAGTGCAGGGCATCGAGTACCTGAAGGAGATGGAGAGGGCGTTCGAGGACCGGCATCTCCAGCTGTGTGACAAGAAGAAGAAGGAGGCCGGCGTCAATTTCGTGGGCTTCAAGTCCGTCAGTGGGCCCCCGGTGCAGCGCTTCAACCCGGCCAATTGGCTCCACAACAGCCTGCACCCGAACGAGCGCGGCCACGAAGCCATGCTGGCCACGTTTCAGGACTGGCTGAAGAGGAACCCGAAGCTCCTGGAACGAGCCCCGACGAGCCAGCAGCCCGACAGCTCCCTGCCCGCACCCACACCCGGGGACGTGGAGAAGCCCAAGCCCCAGTGCCCCCTGGCCAAGATCGATAACTCGCCATGTCAGGTGGCACTCACCATGTGGGAGGTGCACCAGGTCACCAACCGCTGGCTCTATCTGCTCACCGTGCTCCTGTGCCTCCTCGTCGCCTGGGCAGCGAGCATCGCCGTCATCAGCTGGGTGCGGTATAGGTCCCTTCCTTCCCCGCCGCCGCCCACCGCCAGCGGGTGAGTCGGCACGTTTGGCGGCCGGAAAGGTACGGAGAAACGTGCTCAGGCCGCGATGCCGAGTTCGGTGCGGGTGCGGTGGATGAACTTGGACGGCTGGCTCACGCCGCCACCGGCCGAGGGCCACGTTGAACTCACGGGCGTGGTCATTGGCCCGGGAGGACTGGACGCGGGCGAGGATAGCGACGGAGCTGTTGCCCAGCTCAGACCGTGGTCGAGGTCGCAGGCCTGGAGGTGGGCGGTCCCCACGATCGCGAGCCGCATCCCGACCGATCGGGTGAAGACTCCCGACGGCATCGCGGCGGCCCGTTGGTTCCAGGCCAGCGACGCCTTGGGGTTCTTCAGGTCACGGAAGACTTCGGCGGCGTCCGCGGACAGGCGGGCGTGGTGGTAGGAGTCGATCCAGGCAGGCTTATAGCCGCTGCTCTGATCGGCCTGGCTGATGAGGTCATCGGATGCCTTCAGGGCCCGTGAGGCGGGCCTTGCTGATCGTTTCAGAATGAAGCGCGTGTCCACCCAAGCGCACCTTGCCCAGCCCGGACCGTGCCACCGAACCTCGACCGTTTGCCCCTGAACTTCGACGGCCGCTAGGTTCCTGCCACTGAATGACCGTTGGCGGACCGTCGGCCTGCGGCTTGAAAGCGGGAGACCCACTGTGCTCAGGAAGATTCTGCGCGCCCTAGCTGGGGATGCGTCACAGCGGTCGGACACCGAACCCGACAGCTTCAGCAACCCGCCGATCTACCGCTGGCGCTGCGAGTGCGGCGCCAAGTCCCGCGGTTCCGACATCAAGGCCGACACGGAGTACAACGCCCAACGACACCAGTGGCGCCACGGCCTGAGCCACCCGATGCCGGAGGTCTACGCCGCCGAATAGGCACGGACCCGG encodes:
- a CDS encoding GDSL-type esterase/lipase family protein, producing the protein MTNEGGGPDVDSGPSGGSGGSGSDDGNDGILIRWGPRLLFLVGAIVLSVQSARGVPDAQLGWTVAIFFLCSVLLIWRQLAQANGTNEDASPPGLLIGAGAVLCTAGVTMLVVYLTHVHRNWLALIGAVVLLLCLGCFFAWRRAPQPETWASWLLIGAGAVLCAAGVTMLVVYLTPGDRNWRALIGVVVLLLGLGCFLARRRVQQSRAGALLLLIVAGAVLCTAGVTMLVLYGAGVAWDGLSLIGSVMLLLGLGCLVELWRQKSGNALLVPGAILLGIVGVTMVVVFFLLRGAKDGLPVGALAVLGVAVFVALPLALNVLSERGLHELRRRTKGPGRTDLGVRRIRRLRFAAVGFLVLVVGFVVWLASDDWVMTAILVGSALLLLLAIVSNTHADVALVLVGLCLLSAAPPEDPEPAQGGNRVLVAVGDSYMSGEGASRYFEGTDDVRGDHCRRAPSAYAVKIADQDERFDGIQFIACSGARTSEVIAGAQGGSAQEGVLDTQVDQLTKLGSALRPALVIVSLGGNDAGFGTLGQACIAPGPCNTQRSLFEGNLDSVKDALVAAYRSLKRALPAGVPIVAVPYPQPIAEADDCSGVALAKGERDFIRTFATDLNAKIDEARKEVQGIEYLKEMERAFEDRHLQLCDKKKKEAGVNFVGFKSVSGPPVQRFNPANWLHNSLHPNERGHEAMLATFQDWLKRNPKLLERAPTSQQPDSSLPAPTPGDVEKPKPQCPLAKIDNSPCQVALTMWEVHQVTNRWLYLLTVLLCLLVAWAASIAVISWVRYRSLPSPPPPTASG
- a CDS encoding ATP-dependent nuclease; amino-acid sequence: MKITTLRLNNFQSFGSKPTAIDLDDLTYVLGPNGSGKTAVLEALSRLFSPLEAQRKIRLEDFHVPVGQPAGELQAGDPTLWLEVDVEFPEAGADGEHASVSPYFSHMAIDSADGVPRIRVRLTASLAPDGVVDEKIEYVLEADASGEPTRQADMPRYDRRHIEVHYLPARRDPADHLSFTTASLIGRTLRAADWKTERETLSGLTAQITALLVANTTVASLGLRLTKEWHSLHRGAYFKDPSIAFGRGELEGVLRLLTVTFSPTHDGAPLPYERLSDGQKSLLYISLVLAWQSLARRVLTGEETSLDADRLRPPVHTIIALEEPENSLAPQYLGRIIRQLRDACAHGDVQSLIATHAPTLLRRVDPHAIRFLRLNAARETTVHRIVLPEDENLAAKYVREAVQAYPELYFSRFVVLGEGDSEQVVLPRVLAAAGITADDASVSVVPLGGRHVNHFWRLLDELQIPHATLLDLDAGRHQGGWGRVRNALKQINTVHPDTYTEEQINKLPKWNDDCDFPTLVGPDFKDGHGPVESLEGRGVFFSHPVDLDLMLLAAYPDAFGVSPTEPGTSAEPEEATVVAVLGKKHVHEERLSGDVRALFGKYHGIFNLGSKPAAHLAALADLNDQQLLEGLPDVLARLVEYVRTNLAELPE